GCACCGCCTGCCCCAGGGCAATGCCGCCATCGTTGGGCGGCACCCGTTGATGCCACAGGGGCCGGAAGCCGGCGGACCGCAACGCCATGACGGCCCCTTCGGTCAGCCGCTGGTTCTGGAAACAACCGCCGGTGAGGGCGACATGCTCCACCCCCGCGCGCCGCGCCACACTGACGATTACTTCCACCAGCGCCCGGTGAAATGTGCCTGCGATTTGCGCAGTTGGCAATCCCTGGCGCACATCGTGCAGGATGGCCTGCACCAGCGGCCCCCAGTCCACGCGCAGCAGGCCGTCCATTTCTTGCAGGTCAAAAGGGTAGGCTGCTTCGCCCGTCCAACTGCCGGCCGCCCATTCCAGCTCCATGGCCGCCTGTCCCTCGAAGTGGGAAACCTGTCGCAACCCGGCCAGCGCCGCCACGGCGTCAAACAACCGGCCGGCGCTGGTGGTGGTGGGACAATTCAGGCCGCGCGCCAGCATCGCGCGCAGCAATTTCCATTCGTCCCCGCGAAAAGCCGCGCGCAGCGGCAGGTCAGGGCGGTCAAAGACGGCATCGCCTTCCAGCGCGAAAAGCACGCCGAGGGCCGCGCGCCGCGGCTCGCGCACGGCCGCCTCGCCACCCGGCAGGGGAAAGGCGCGCAAATGCCCCACCCGCCGCCAGCGGCCCTGGTGCCAGTAAATGAACTCCCCGCCCCAAATGGTGTTATCAGGGCCATAGCCGGTGCCGTCCCACGAGACGCCCAGCACCGGCGCGTCCACTTCATTTTCTGCTACGCAGGCGGCCACGTGCGCCACATGATGCTGCACGGCAAGCCAGGGGAGGCCGGATTGCCGGGCCGTGTGGGTGGACACGTAATCGGGGTGCAGGTCACACACAGCCAGCCGCGGAGTTTGCCGGAGGAGCGCGGGGAGGTCCGCCAAGGCGCGTTGATAGGCGGCGCGGGCTTCGTCCGTTTCCAAATCGCCGAGATGCTGGCTGAGGAAAACATGCCGCCCCGCCGCCACGGCCACCGTGGTTTTCAAGTGCGCCCCATAAGCCACCAACGGGGGCAGTTCCACTGGCAACGTCACGGGTAGCGGCGCATAACCGCGCGCCCGGCGCAAGACCAGCTCGCGCCCGAGCATGACGCGCACAATGGAATCGTCCACGTGGCGGGCGATGGGCCGGTTGTGGACCAGCCATCCATCGGCGATGCCCGCCAGCCGGCGCAGGGCCTCGTGTTCATCGGTGCAAATCGGTTCATCGGCCAAATTGCCGCTGGTGGCCACCAACGGAAAACCCAGGTCCGTCAGGAGCAAATGATGCAGCGGGGTGTAGGGCAACATGACGCCCAGGCAGGGATTGCCAGGGGCCACGTTGTCCGCCACCTCGCCGCGCGCGCGGCGGCGCAGCAGGACGATGGGCGCTTCTGGGGATTGCAGCAGCCGCGCCTCCAGCGCGTTCACGTCGCACACCTGTTCCACCTGGGCCAGGTTGGGAAACATGAGGGCAAAGGGTTTCTCCTCGCGATGCTTGCGCTGCCGCAGCCGCGCCACGGCTTCCGGATTGCGCGCATCCACCAGCAAATGGAATCCGCCCAGGCCCTTGAGGGCGAGAATCTGGCCGGCGCGCAAGGCGGCTTCGGCCTGTTGCAGCGCCTCCTCCCTTTCTGCCCGCGCGGCACCGGAAGTGTCCCAGAAAGCCAGTTGCGGGCCGCAGCCGGGACAGGCGTTGGGCTGGGCATGGAAGCGACGGTCGGCGGGGTTGTCGTACTCCGCCTGGCAGGCCGGGCACATCGTGAAATGCCGCATCGTAGTGCGCGGGCGGTCATAGGGCATGGACTCGATGATGCTGAACCGCGGCCCGCAATGCGTGCAATTGATGAAGGGATAGCGATGGCGGCGGTTGGCCGGGTCCATCAACTCGTGCCGGCATTCGGCGCAGATGGCCAAATCGGGAAGGATGAGGGCTTCCTGCTCACCGCCGGCCTCCGAAGCGCGTATGGCGAATCCGCTGCAACCCGTCGGCGCCAGATACACCCACTCGCAACCATGAATGCGCGCGGCGGGGGGACATTCAGGTTGAAGCCGCAACATAAATTGCTGCACGGCTGGCTCCGGTCCCTCCACTTCGGCGATGACGCCCTGCAATGAATTGCTCACCCACCCCCGGAGCCCCAGTTCCGTGGCCAGCCGGTACACGAACGGACGAAACCCCACGCCCTGCACCGCGCCCCGCAACGTCACGCGGGCGCGCACCATCTCCGAGGATGCACCAGACGGCTGCACGCAGGGACATTAGCCGCCCGCCGCGCCCGCCGCAATGATGGGAACGCGGCCAGCTTGTCTCAAGTGCATGGCAGGAAGCAGAGGAATTGCCCCACGACGGCGTGAGGAAGAAAACCGGACCCCGGGACCTGGCCTGGACGGTTGGGCGCGGGGAGTGCAGAGACGAGGGCGAGCCACTTTGCACTTTTCATTTGGGCGCGACGTGTCATCTTCAAGCTGTGACACGTGTGACCGTTGACCTGTTTGAGCGCGAAATTCAGGAAGCTTTGCAGGCTTATGATCGCTACATCATCTGCCTCGAAAAGCCCCCGGACGATTTTGAGGGCGCGCTGCGGCGGCTGGTGGAAAAGGCCATTCGCGCTTACGAAACACGGGCGGCGGGATTGCGCCACGGGATTGCGCTGGATCGCCAGATCACGGTGATGGTGAGCCAGACGGATACAGACCGGCCGATGTGTGGCATCTACTTCAATCTGTACTCCCCTTATTCGCGGCAACTGGGTGGCGGCAAAGGCACGGGCACTTGAAGCGGATTTCTTCACGGGGCTGCCGGCGGCGGCATTCGCTCGCGGCGGCCAACCGAGGCTGGGGCATACAAATCCTGATGCTTATGAAATCTTCCCTCTCCCTTGACAGCTTGACGGGCTGGCTGGCGGCGGCGGTGTTGGCCGGTCTGGGGCACGTGGCGCCGGCCCAGACCCAATACGAACCCCGATGGGAATCGCTGGACAAGCGGCCCACGCCGGAATGGTTTCTGGATGCAAAGTTCGGCATTTTCATTCACTGGGGCGTGTATTCGGTGCCGGCGTGGGGCGCGCCGAAGCAATATGCCGAGTGGTATTGGAATCGCATTTACGACAAGAAACCCAACAATCCGTGGTGGCAGTTTCACGTGAAGAACTACGGGGCGGATTTCGAGTATCACCAGTTCGCCCCGATGTTCCGCTGCGAGCTGTTCAATCCAGAGCAGTGGGCCGATATCTTCGCGCGCTCCGGCGCGAAGTACGTGGTGCCCACCTCCAAGCATCACGAGGGTTACTGCCTTTGGCCCAGCGAACATGCCAACAAGACCTGGGGCCGCCCGTGGAACAGCGTGGAAGTGGGACCCAAACGTGACTTGCTGGGCGAGCTGGGCGAGGCGGTGCGCAAGCGGGGGCTGAAGTACGGTTTTTATTATTCGCTGTACGAATGGTACAACCCCTTGTGGCTGACCAACCGCCAGCGCTACGTGGACGAGCACATGACCCCGCAGTTCAAGGATGTGGTGACGCGCTACCGGCCGGCCATCATTTTTGCTGATGGGGAATGGGACATGCCCTCGAAGGATTGGCGAAGCGAGGAGTTGCTGGCCTGGCTGTTCAACGAATCGCCCTGCCGCGAGGAGGTGGTCATCAATGACCGGTGGGGGAAGGATTGCCGGCACAAGCACGGGGGCTACTACACCACCGAGTATGCCGCGGGCCTCAAGGATGCCAGTCACCCTTGGGAGGAAAGCCGGGGCATGGCGTACAGTTACGGGTACAACCGCGCGGAAGCGATTGATGATTACAAGACGGCCAGGGAGTTCATTTACATTCTTTGCGATTTGGTGAGCCGCGGCGGCAATTTGCTGCTCGACATCGGCCCCACCGCCGACGGGCGCATTCCGGTCATCATGCAGCAACGGCTGCTGGAAATTGGCGACTGGCTCCGGGTCAATGGCGAGGCCATTTACGGCACACGGTACGCCGGGCGCTCCTGCCAGTGGAGCGAAGGCAAACGGCCGGGCCAGCAGTACGGCGAATACATGGTAAAGTTTAATTTGATGGAGCAGGTGGGGCAGCAACCGAAGGGCGAGCTGGCAGTGAAACAGATGTGGTTCACCAAAAAGGGCCGCACGGTTTATGCCATCACGCCCGGCTGGCCGGGGCGGCAACTGGTGGTGCGGGACATCAAGGTTTCACCCGGCACCCAGGTCACAATGCTGGGCCGCGCCGGGGCGCTGAGTCATCGCCTGGACAACGGGCGGCTGGTGGTGGAGACGCCGGCGTTGGGGCCGGAGGAGGCGCCCTGCCAGCACGCCTTTGCCTTCAAGATTACCGAGGCGGAGTTGATTCCGGGGGAATAAGGTCCGCCGGCGGCAGATTCAGCAGGCGGTGCACTTCCTCCAAAATGCGGTGCAGGGAGACCGTTTTTTCCAGGTAACCCTCCACGCGATGGCGGATGGTTTTTTCGACAACGTCCGGGTCAAATATCACACCGGTGAGCAGGAGCACCGGCACGCCGGGCGCAAGGGTTTTGAGCTCGCGCACCAGCTCCAGGCCGTCAGTGTCTTCCATCTGCAAATCGGTGATGACTAAGTCCGGCCGCTGCTGCAGCACGGCCCGGCGGGCTTCGTCGGCGTTGCCGGCCTCGGTCACGCGATAGGTATGGCGAGTGAGCGCCCGGCCCAGAACTTCGCGCACCGAGGCTTCGTCATCAATGATGAGGATGTGTTTCATGCGCGGGAGGCGGAAACGGCGCGTGATTCAGTTTTCGGCGGCGGCTGGCGCAGCAATAAAATGCCGGCGACCACTTTTTCCTGGTCGCGCAGGGGAAACAGGCTGAAATGCATGGGGATGATGGCGCCTTGCTTGTTCACCAGATAACCAGTGCGCTCCAGCAGCTCGCGGCCTTCTTTCAGCGCGGGGGGCAGTGGGTCTATCCTGGTTTGCATGTCCTCGAAGGCGGCCCGGAATATTTTGTGCAACGGGCTGCTGATGAGTTCGGCCTCGGTGTAGCCGGTGGCTTTGAGGACGGCGGGGTTGACGCGGGTGATGTTGCCGGCTTTGCTGATGACCAGCAACGGCTCGCCAATCGCGTTGATGAGCGTGTTGGCGTAACGCACCTGATGCTCCAAAGTTTGACCGGCCCAGACGTGCTCCAGGGTTTCATCTTTCAAGGATTCACCCGCGGCCACGAGGCGCGCAGATTGTGTCTCGAGGGTTTCTCGCAGGCGTTCACATTCGGCTTGCAGGGATTGCCACTCCTCCGCGGCCACGAGCCGCTGGCCGCGCAGCCACCAGAAGCCAGCGGCACTGGCGGCAAGCATCAGCGCCGCCAAAGCGCGCTCCACCGGCCCGACGCCAAGGATTAACACGGCCAAGGCCGCAGCCGCCCCGGCAGCGAGGCTCACGCGCAATTTGGAAAGCTGGCCGGTGTTCATCTGGGACATATTATGCGGCAAAGCGGCCAGGTTGGCCAGCCTAATTGGGGGCATTGTGGATGGAGGGATGCCTGCCACGGCATCCTTCCCACTTGCTCTGGGAGAGCCAGAAAAGCGAAGAAGGGCGGTGAGCGTCGACCCACGAATCCCAAGGTGACGGCCGCTCTGCTGCATGCTACCTTATATCGCATGCTGCGGTTGATCCTGCTGTGGTGGCTGGCCGGGGCCTGGATACTCCCGGTTCAGGCGGTGCACTTTCTGCCCTTGTCCATTGAGGAGCTGGCGGCGCAGGCCCAGTTGGTGGTGCAAGGCACGGTGTTGAGCCGCGCCTGCCAGCAGGATGAAGCCGGCCGAATTTACACCCGCGTGGAGCTGCAGGTGAAAGAGGTGTGGAAAGGCCAGCTTGCCGAAACCCGCCTCACCCTCGTGCACGGTGGCGGAGTGGTGGGTGAAAAGCGCACGGTGGTCACCGGCCAAGCTGAGTTGGCGGTGGGCGAGGAGGTGGTGGTTTTCCTGGTGTTCAACGCCCGCGGTGAAGCGGTGCTCGTCGGATTGCGCCAGGGAGCCTTTCACGTTCAAACGCCGGCCGCCGGGGGCGAAGCCCAGGCCGGCAACGGCTTCGCTCATGCGCCGCGTCTGCCCTCTGGAGCGGCGGGTTTGATGCCGCAGACTGCGCCGCCGCGGACATGGGTCCCCTTGAGTGAACTGCGCCGGCGCGTCAAGGAATTGGAGGCGCGGCCATGAAGCGCCTTCTGCCCCTGCTCTGGATGTGCCTGGGCGCCGCTGGCGTGAGCGGGTTCGTGTTAGATTACGACGAGGAAAACCGTCCGTTGCGGTGGGATTTGCTGGAACTGCCGGACTTGGTGAAGACCAACTCTGTGAATCCCCAGACGCGGGCAATTCGTTATTTCGTGGCGGAGGATGCCTGGTCAGTGACCAACCGCGCGGCGGAAATCCAGGCCGTGCGCGCCAGTTTCGAGCAATGGGAGGCGGTTGCCGGGACGCACTTGAAGTTTGAATTCGCCGGCCTGGCGCCGGCGGGCATGGACGTCAACACCGAAGACGGCACCAACGTCGTGTATTGGGCCAAACAAAGCCTGCTGGTCAACGGCGGACGCGACAGCATCAGCGGCACGCTGGGGGTTTGTTTTTACACCTATTTTCCCGGCAACCTGCTGGCGGAGGCGGACATCGTGCTCAACGGCGTGCAGCGCCGGTGGTACACGGATTTTTCGGCCACCAACGGCCAGGCCTATTTTGTGGAAGGCGTAACGCTGCATGAGATTGGCCACTGGCTGGGTCTGAGTCATTCGCCCGTGGGCGGCGCCACCATGCTGGCGTACGGGGACATCGGCCAGAGCAGCCAGAGCGGATTGTCCGCTGATGAAATCGCCGCGGTGCGCACGCTCTATCCCGCCAGCGGCACCATGTCCAATCTGGCCCATTTGCGCGGCACAGTGACCAAGGGCGGCCAGCCGGTGGTGGGCGCAGCGGTGTTTTTGGAGGATGCCAACGGCACGCTGGTGGGGGGCACAGCCACACGGGCCAATGGCCAATACCTGCTCACCGCCGTTCCACCAGGGGCCTACGCGCTGCGCGTGGCGCCGCTGGACCCGCCGGTGAATCACTGGCTGGTGGCAGGGTTTGAGTTGGGGCCCGAATATGCCGGGGCGGATGTGAATTTCCTGACCACGTCCAACCATCCTGTGACCCTCACCGCGGGCGTGACCAACGTGTTCAATGTCACCGTGACCGCCGCCGTGCCGCCATTCCGCATCACGCAAATCCGCGAGCCAACCGCCAACCCCCTTTCCTTTGTCATCAGCTCGGTGCCCATCAAATTGCGTCCCGGCCAGAGCAATCTCACCGTGGGCGTGTTTTCCGCTGATTTGCCCACCAACGGACTGGATTTGAAAATCACCGGCCCCGGCATCACGCATGGGGCGCTGACCGCGCACCCGCCGGGATCGCCCTTCAACGGCTTGTCCGGCCTCTCGGTGGTGGTAAGCGTGAGTTCCAACGCCACTCCCGGCATGCGCAGCCTGGTGGTCACGCGCCCCAATGATGGCGCTCGGGCGTATGCGCCGGGTTTTGTGGAGATTCAACCGCTGGTGCCGGACTTCAATTTCGACGGATTGGATGACCGGTTTCAGCGCCAGTATTTCGCCCGCTTCACTCTGCCGGAGGCTGCGCCCGCTGCAGACCCGGACCGGGATGGCATGCCCAACACTGCGGAGGCGGTGGCGGGCACCGTACCCACGAATGCCTTGTCCGTTCTCAAGGTGGAGCGGGTGGTGCAGGATGCTTCGGGCACCACGATTTTCTGGCGCAGCGTGCCTGGCAAGCGGTACCAGGTGTGGGCGCGCGACCAGGTGGAAAACGCTCCTTGGCAGGCGATGGGCGAGCCGGTGCAGGCGGCGGGCAGTACGGCCAGTGCCCTGGATGTCGGCGCCACCCAACGCGCCCTCCGATTTTACCGGGTGCAGGTGTTGCCCTGAGGCCATGAATCCGCCTCATAGCCACCCGCACAACAAACAGAAACAGCGCGGCTCCTTATAACAAGAATCACGGCTTCCTTCCCCGGCCTCCACCCCCAGTAGTGCAGGCGTCCCGTCCCGCGGGGCGAGATAAAGCTTTCGTCCCACAGGCTTATTCCAACCTTACGATGCGTGCTCACCTTCGTTACGGCACAGGAAAGATTGACGCGAGGCCTAGTGCTTCCCAGCGCGTCCGCTAGACCCTGGCAATTCTGCAATCACGGAGCCGGGAGGCTCCGTGAACCCGCAGGCGAGGACGCCTGCGCTACATGGGGCCGACGCCCGCGCTACACACCATCACCTTGGCTTTCTGCTACGATGGGGTGGAGGGAAAAGGGGGCAGAAAGGGTGAAGGGGAAACACCAACCACGAATGAACACGAATGGACACAAATTTTGAACAGAAGGAAACGAAGGGAACGAAGAGGAAGAAGAGGCCCCTCACCCTGACCCTCTCCCGCGGGGAGAGGGAAGATGTTAATGGGCGTTGGGTTAATCTGCGTCCGAGTTTACCAGACGGAAGCAAGGAGGAAGATGTAGGAGCGACAAATCCTTAAAGGAATCGTACTTGCCTATGGCCTCCGGCCTGCGGGACGCAGGCTCAATCCCGCTCTGCGGGACGTGTGCTGCCCGAGACCGCCAACGTGCGCCAATCCCGTTCAAAAACCTCATGAAACGGAACCCGCCCACCTCCCCCGGCACATGCCCCCAAACCATCCCCGCCAGTCATAGTATCCGCCAACTCCAGAGCCACGGACACATTATCCTGGGGCATCCCCGCATGGCTGGCTGTATTAATGGGGCACTGGGTTGCATGAGATGGCGTTTTGGCGTTTGGCTTCTCCGCTGTCCATTCCTTGTGTTTGTGGTCAGGCGGTTACGCGGTGGTATGCCGGTATGGTGGGAGGTGCATGTAATCCCAAGGTGGGGTGGAGCCAGCGGTCGGATTTGAACCGACGACCGGCGGTTTACAAAACCGCTGCTCTGCCGCTGAGCTACGCTGGCATGGCTGCCCTTGCGGGCAGGAGGTAATATCGCTTTTTCAAGGATAGGGGCAAGTGATTTTCGCCAGCGGGGCCTCGCCGGCGATTCAGATGTGCTGGTCCACGATTTGGCGGACGCGGTCAAGGGTGGCTTCCAGGCGTCCGTGGGTGCCGAGGCGGTAGATGGGGGCCTCGACACGGATGGGGGGCAAGGCCAGGTAGGCGGCTTTGAGGCGGGGGGGAAGGTCGGCCAGCACGGTGTATTGGCGGGGGATGGTGTTGTCAATTTCCCACCATTTGCCGCCGGGCTGGGATTTGTCCAAAATCAAAACGAGGGAAAGGCGGGCTTCTTTGCGTCCGCCGGCCATGGGGTTGAGCATTTTTTTGCCGGTGAGGGGGCTGAAGTAGGTGACAAAGCCCATGCGGCCGGTGACGCGCATGGTGTCGCGTTCCACGAGCATGAGGTCGTCGTCCATGATGAAGTTGCCCAGGGCCTGGCTGAGGGTGCTTTTGCCGGCGTGGGAGGGGCCAACGAGGAGGATGCCTTCGTTTTTGCGGGAGGAGACCAGGAGGCCGGTGCCGTGGACGATGTGGGAGGTGCGGGAGTGGTAGGTGGCCAGCAGGCAAACGAGCTGGCGGATGATGTGGCTGCCAATTTGCTGGCGATAGTAAAGGATGTGGCGGAAGTCTTCGTCCACCACGGCGCGGCGGGCGCGGCCCTGACGGAGGGTGATGGTGAGGTCGGCTTCCTTGCCGGGGTCAAAGTAATCGTAGGGGCTGAGGACGTTGCGGTTGTGGGCGTCGTAAAGGCGCGGGTCGAGCATGAGGGTGACGTGCCTGCCGCAGGCGTGCACGTGAAAAACTTCCATGACGTCACCGGGGTTGGTCATAGGGGCTGAGGGCATGTTCCGTGGTTGGTTGGAGTGCCGGGCGGCGGCACAAGGTTCCAAGCGGCCAAGCACTCGTGATGCGCCCCCTCTGGGCCGAGGGTGCTGCGCATCAATTGCACGCGGTGGGCAAGCCAGCCCAGGGGTGGCGCCGGCTTCCATGCTGCGGCTGATTGCACGAGGGTCGACCGCTCCCGGGGTGATAAAAATTTGATGCGGCCCAGGGTGATGTGGGCGGAGAATTTTTCCGGCGCAGTGTCCGGTTCGGCAAATTCCGCGGCTGCGCTGGCCACGGCCTGCTGCAAGGCGTGCAGCGTGTTGAGCTGGCCCTCCAGTCCCAGCCAAATCACGCGCGGGCGCTGGTCGTGGGGGAAAAAGCCCAGGCCTTGCAATTGCAAAGGCATGGCGGGGCAGCCCGCGCAGGCGTTTTCGAGGCGGGTTTGCAGAAGGGGCACGCGCGCGGCCGCCACCTCGCCCAGGAAACGCAAGGTCAGATGGAATTGATGGGGCGGGGTCCAACGGATTTGGGCCTGGGACACAAGGCGCTGGAGGCCGGCCTGAATTTCGGCCACTGCGGCCGTCACGCGTTGCGGCAGGGGAATGGCCACAAACAAACGCCAGGTTGCGTCCGCTTCCGGCATGGCGGTTCAGGGCAGGCGCTCTTTGCGGGCGGCGGAAAACAGCCGGTACCACTCTTCGCGAGAGAGGTTTATCTGGGTGGCGCGGACGGCTTCGCGGATGCGCTCCGGGCGGATGGAGCCGATGATGGGCACAATGCCCGCCGGATGGCGCAGGAGCCAGGCCAGGGCAATGACGACGCGGCTCACGCCATGGGCGCGGGCCAATTCATCCACCACGGTGAGGATGGGCGCCGGTTGATAGGCTTGTTGGGCGGGGAGGAGACGGTGGGCACCGTCGCCCAGCAGCCCGCCCGCCAGGGGACTCCAGGCCAGGGGGGTGATGTGCTCGGCCTGGCATTGGTCGAGCGTGCCGTCCTCGAAGGGGGCCAGGCGGGCCAGACTGATTTCCACCTGATTGACCACCAGGGGGAAGGGACAGACTTTTTGGAGGGCGGTCAGTTGGGCGGGGCTGAAGTTGCTCACGCCGAAGGCGCGCACTTTGCCCTGCTGTTTGAGTTCAGCAAAAGCGGCCGCCACTTCTTCAAAGTCGGCGAGGTAATCGGGGCGATGCAACTGGTACAGGTCAATGGTCTCGACCCCCAGGCGGCGGAGGGATTGTTCGCAGGACCAGACGATGTGCTGGCGCGAGAAATCATAGCGATAGGGGGCGGCAGCGTCAGGATCACCGGCTTTGCGAATGCCGCACTTGGAGGCGATGAGGATGCGCTCGCGCATGCCGCTGACTTCTTTAAGCACCTGGCCGAAGATGCTCTCGGCCTCCCCGTCGCAATAAATGTCGGCGTGATCAAAGAGGGTGTAGCCGGCCTCATAGGCGGCGAGCACCGCCTGGCGGCCGGCGGCACGAGCGTCGGCGGTGACCTCGGCCGAATTCCAGGTGCCTGCCAGGCGCCAGCAGCCATAGGCCAGCCGGCTGCCCAGCAACGGTGAAGTTCCCAGTTGGATGACTTGCATGGCTCGATGTTTAACGCAGAGCCACCTCCGGCGCAATTTGGAAATCAAGGCGCGGCCGGCGCCCGCGACGCCAGGAGGCCAGGGCTTGACAGCAGCGGCAGTGTCCGCAAGGTTGACCGCATGAAAAAAGCGCACGTTTTATGGGGATGGCTGCTTTCATCCGCCTGCCTTTGGGCCGCGACCAATGAACTGCATTTTGACGGGCCGATGTCCCGCGCCGTGTTGGAGCGTTATTTGTCGCGGGCCATTACGATGATGGACTACTGCACCGGCCAGGGAGACCCCGAGGACAATCTGCGCATGCTGAAAAATATCGGCGCCCGCTTTGCCGGACGCACGCTTTACATGTGGGGCCGGGAAAACCAGTTCTCCAACCGCGTGCAACGGGCGCGCGAAATCGCCGCGCGCACTCACCAGGTGATGCCGGAGATTATCCTGCAGGGGTGTGTGTTTGAGATTGTGACGCCCCAAGTGGCGACGGTGCCCATTCCGCCGGAAGTGTTCCAGGCTTTTGGGTTGCCGGTGGAAACGCGGAATTTCCGCTACGAGGCGATGTTGTTTGACCAGGGCGTGTTTCTCAATCACTGGGGGAAAAACACCACCGTGCCGGACATGACGAAGCTGGAAACGCGGCTGTGGTTTTACCACGTGGCCACCACGTACATCAGCGCCGGCATGGAGGCGATTCATTTCGGCCAGGTGGCGCTCATCGGGCGCCATGACAAAAATTGGGATGGCTGGTGGGACATGTTGAGCCGCGTGCGCCAATACGCTGCCCGCCATGCGCGGCGGCATTGGGTGCTGTGCGATGCCCATACTCCTGACGGCGGCCCGCGGCGCGGCGAGCAATTGCTGTTTGATTTTCACTCCTTCCCTCTACGCATCAAGGAAGTGGTGGAGCAGCCGCAGAAAGGCATCCTTGAAAAGGGTTACCTGGACAGCATTTACGGGCGCAGCCGCGGGGGCCTGACGCCCGCTGGCTGGCGTTGCGAAAGCCTGCCGTATCTGGTGGAGCTGGACAACTGGGGCGGCAGCAGCAAACCCGGCACGCCAGGCATGCGTGGCTGGACGTGGGGTTATGATGAAATCTCGTGGTTTGCCCATCAGCCGGAGGATTATCAGAAAGAATGGCTGCGATATGCCTGGAAGTGGGTGCGCGAGACGGATTCCAACGGCTGGCTGCAAATGCCGGGCAGCCGGGTGTTGCATACCCCGCTGGACACCCCGCAAGGCAAACGCTATTGGTACTACGCCAACATGCAGCGGCATTTTCCTCAGGGCTTCAACCATGAAGATACCATCAAGGAAATCTGGAGCCAGTAACAGCCCATGACCCCGGGCCAGCTTCACACACGTCCCGCGCCCCCCGATGCCCCCCGCCGGGGACGGGCAGGCTTGCGGGCGCTGCTTTTGATATTGTTGCTTGGGTTGGGGTTGGGGTGTGCTCCATGGCAATTTGAGCGGCCGATGGTGGTGGGGCGGGATACGTTTGCCTTTGCCAATGAATTGAAATGGACCTACCACTATAATCCCGAAACGGGCAAGATGGAGCACCAACGGCGGGAGCCTGCCCCTCAATTTACCCATCGCTGCGTGCCCATGGCCAAAGCGGCGCGCCAATTCCTGTTCCATGCCGGGTTTGACCCAAGGCAGCCGCCGACCACCGAGAAAGAATACCAACGTCTGGTGAAAAAAGTGCTGTCCAGCAACCCGCGCCATGGCGGCGGCGTCTCTCCCCCCGTCATCATTCCCGGGTTCACCAACCTCTATGATTTCAGTGTGGCCCATGAGGCATTGCTCAAAGAGGCCCTGGGGGGAGCGTGGCAGAGTTATGTGCACTGTGGCAATTTCCGCATGGTCTTTCCCTTCTCGCGCAAGGGTCAGGCAAAGCTGGCAGACCGCTGGGAGAGGGATGTGCACGCCAACTATCCGCC
This is a stretch of genomic DNA from Fontisphaera persica. It encodes these proteins:
- the thpR gene encoding RNA 2',3'-cyclic phosphodiesterase encodes the protein MPEADATWRLFVAIPLPQRVTAAVAEIQAGLQRLVSQAQIRWTPPHQFHLTLRFLGEVAAARVPLLQTRLENACAGCPAMPLQLQGLGFFPHDQRPRVIWLGLEGQLNTLHALQQAVASAAAEFAEPDTAPEKFSAHITLGRIKFLSPRERSTLVQSAAAWKPAPPLGWLAHRVQLMRSTLGPEGAHHECLAAWNLVPPPGTPTNHGTCPQPL
- a CDS encoding matrixin family metalloprotease — encoded protein: MKRLLPLLWMCLGAAGVSGFVLDYDEENRPLRWDLLELPDLVKTNSVNPQTRAIRYFVAEDAWSVTNRAAEIQAVRASFEQWEAVAGTHLKFEFAGLAPAGMDVNTEDGTNVVYWAKQSLLVNGGRDSISGTLGVCFYTYFPGNLLAEADIVLNGVQRRWYTDFSATNGQAYFVEGVTLHEIGHWLGLSHSPVGGATMLAYGDIGQSSQSGLSADEIAAVRTLYPASGTMSNLAHLRGTVTKGGQPVVGAAVFLEDANGTLVGGTATRANGQYLLTAVPPGAYALRVAPLDPPVNHWLVAGFELGPEYAGADVNFLTTSNHPVTLTAGVTNVFNVTVTAAVPPFRITQIREPTANPLSFVISSVPIKLRPGQSNLTVGVFSADLPTNGLDLKITGPGITHGALTAHPPGSPFNGLSGLSVVVSVSSNATPGMRSLVVTRPNDGARAYAPGFVEIQPLVPDFNFDGLDDRFQRQYFARFTLPEAAPAADPDRDGMPNTAEAVAGTVPTNALSVLKVERVVQDASGTTIFWRSVPGKRYQVWARDQVENAPWQAMGEPVQAAGSTASALDVGATQRALRFYRVQVLP
- the hypF gene encoding carbamoyltransferase HypF, whose translation is MQPSGASSEMVRARVTLRGAVQGVGFRPFVYRLATELGLRGWVSNSLQGVIAEVEGPEPAVQQFMLRLQPECPPAARIHGCEWVYLAPTGCSGFAIRASEAGGEQEALILPDLAICAECRHELMDPANRRHRYPFINCTHCGPRFSIIESMPYDRPRTTMRHFTMCPACQAEYDNPADRRFHAQPNACPGCGPQLAFWDTSGAARAEREEALQQAEAALRAGQILALKGLGGFHLLVDARNPEAVARLRQRKHREEKPFALMFPNLAQVEQVCDVNALEARLLQSPEAPIVLLRRRARGEVADNVAPGNPCLGVMLPYTPLHHLLLTDLGFPLVATSGNLADEPICTDEHEALRRLAGIADGWLVHNRPIARHVDDSIVRVMLGRELVLRRARGYAPLPVTLPVELPPLVAYGAHLKTTVAVAAGRHVFLSQHLGDLETDEARAAYQRALADLPALLRQTPRLAVCDLHPDYVSTHTARQSGLPWLAVQHHVAHVAACVAENEVDAPVLGVSWDGTGYGPDNTIWGGEFIYWHQGRWRRVGHLRAFPLPGGEAAVREPRRAALGVLFALEGDAVFDRPDLPLRAAFRGDEWKLLRAMLARGLNCPTTTSAGRLFDAVAALAGLRQVSHFEGQAAMELEWAAGSWTGEAAYPFDLQEMDGLLRVDWGPLVQAILHDVRQGLPTAQIAGTFHRALVEVIVSVARRAGVEHVALTGGCFQNQRLTEGAVMALRSAGFRPLWHQRVPPNDGGIALGQAVLGAQTGNQ
- a CDS encoding alpha-L-fucosidase, with protein sequence MKSSLSLDSLTGWLAAAVLAGLGHVAPAQTQYEPRWESLDKRPTPEWFLDAKFGIFIHWGVYSVPAWGAPKQYAEWYWNRIYDKKPNNPWWQFHVKNYGADFEYHQFAPMFRCELFNPEQWADIFARSGAKYVVPTSKHHEGYCLWPSEHANKTWGRPWNSVEVGPKRDLLGELGEAVRKRGLKYGFYYSLYEWYNPLWLTNRQRYVDEHMTPQFKDVVTRYRPAIIFADGEWDMPSKDWRSEELLAWLFNESPCREEVVINDRWGKDCRHKHGGYYTTEYAAGLKDASHPWEESRGMAYSYGYNRAEAIDDYKTAREFIYILCDLVSRGGNLLLDIGPTADGRIPVIMQQRLLEIGDWLRVNGEAIYGTRYAGRSCQWSEGKRPGQQYGEYMVKFNLMEQVGQQPKGELAVKQMWFTKKGRTVYAITPGWPGRQLVVRDIKVSPGTQVTMLGRAGALSHRLDNGRLVVETPALGPEEAPCQHAFAFKITEAELIPGE
- a CDS encoding PAS domain-containing protein produces the protein MSQMNTGQLSKLRVSLAAGAAAALAVLILGVGPVERALAALMLAASAAGFWWLRGQRLVAAEEWQSLQAECERLRETLETQSARLVAAGESLKDETLEHVWAGQTLEHQVRYANTLINAIGEPLLVISKAGNITRVNPAVLKATGYTEAELISSPLHKIFRAAFEDMQTRIDPLPPALKEGRELLERTGYLVNKQGAIIPMHFSLFPLRDQEKVVAGILLLRQPPPKTESRAVSASRA
- a CDS encoding response regulator, whose product is MKHILIIDDEASVREVLGRALTRHTYRVTEAGNADEARRAVLQQRPDLVITDLQMEDTDGLELVRELKTLAPGVPVLLLTGVIFDPDVVEKTIRHRVEGYLEKTVSLHRILEEVHRLLNLPPADLIPPESTPPR